The proteins below come from a single Rhizobium etli CFN 42 genomic window:
- a CDS encoding alpha/beta fold hydrolase — protein sequence MFEGFSLEAVDVGPGSLRVRRGGSGPAVLLLHGHPRTHMTWGKVADLLSPDHTVVCPDLPGFGRSYQPGDASDSRNSSKRAKAEAHIELMRRLGHENFAVVGHDRGSLTAFRMAMDHPDRVRKLVIVDAIPVIEHLERADWKFARDWYHWFFFAQKERPERAISADPLAWYDKLSPALMGPQAYEDLIDVIHDPHVIHGMIEDYRASLSIDHLHDGDDRAAGRKIICPMLCLWSLRDDMEQIYGDPVAIWRNWARDVRGFGIDSGHHVAEENPAALSQAIREFLENG from the coding sequence GTGTTTGAAGGCTTTTCTCTCGAGGCGGTCGATGTCGGGCCGGGATCGCTTCGCGTCCGCCGCGGCGGCTCAGGACCCGCCGTTCTTCTGCTTCACGGCCACCCCAGGACACATATGACCTGGGGCAAGGTGGCGGACCTGCTTTCACCCGATCACACGGTCGTCTGCCCCGATCTCCCCGGCTTCGGCCGCTCCTATCAGCCCGGCGATGCTTCCGACAGCAGAAATTCTTCCAAGCGAGCTAAGGCCGAAGCGCACATCGAGCTGATGCGGCGACTGGGTCACGAGAACTTCGCGGTGGTCGGCCATGACCGCGGGAGCCTCACTGCCTTCCGCATGGCAATGGACCATCCAGATCGCGTAAGGAAACTCGTCATTGTCGACGCCATTCCCGTCATCGAACATCTCGAACGTGCCGACTGGAAATTTGCGCGGGACTGGTACCACTGGTTCTTCTTCGCCCAGAAGGAAAGACCGGAGCGGGCGATCTCCGCCGATCCCCTCGCGTGGTACGACAAACTTTCGCCCGCGCTAATGGGCCCCCAAGCCTATGAAGATCTCATCGACGTCATCCACGATCCTCACGTCATCCACGGGATGATCGAGGATTACCGCGCCAGCCTCAGCATCGACCATCTGCACGACGGTGATGACCGCGCCGCCGGCCGCAAAATAATCTGCCCGATGCTCTGCCTCTGGTCGCTGCGCGACGATATGGAGCAGATCTATGGCGATCCAGTCGCGATCTGGCGCAACTGGGCTAGGGACGTGCGCGGCTTCGGCATAGACAGTGGACACCATGTGGCCGAGGAGAATCCGGCAGCACTCTCGCAGGCCATCCGGGAGTTTCTCGAAAACGGATAG
- a CDS encoding FecCD family ABC transporter permease, with the protein MTEAGRLFRQVGAVTALLLASLCLIAVVVGVSVGIGDLPIPLATTFSAVTNRLGWTAVELNRIHETVIWDYRLSRALVAAFCGAGLALSGAIMQSLLRNPLAEPYVLGISAGASTGAVAIVILGVGAGAVSLSAGAFAGAFAAFFFVALLSNGTRGGADRTILAGVAASQLFNASTSYIVTTSANAQQARDVMFWLLGSFSGVRWPEFALVSVVVSFGLAACLLYARVLDAFAFGDEAASSLGVNVSRARMALFALTAMMTATIVSMVGSIGFVGLVVPHVARFVVGPLHIRLLPACAIAGAIFMVLADIAARALIPNQILPIGVVTALVGVPFFSIILYRFQRAS; encoded by the coding sequence GTGACGGAAGCGGGCCGCCTCTTCCGGCAAGTGGGAGCGGTCACGGCACTGCTCCTGGCTTCCCTCTGCCTCATCGCGGTCGTCGTCGGCGTCAGCGTCGGCATCGGCGACCTGCCGATCCCGCTTGCGACCACCTTCTCGGCCGTCACCAACCGGCTCGGATGGACCGCGGTCGAGCTGAACCGCATCCATGAGACTGTCATCTGGGATTATCGGCTCAGCCGCGCGCTCGTCGCCGCCTTCTGCGGCGCGGGCCTGGCGCTCTCAGGCGCCATCATGCAGTCGTTGCTGCGCAACCCGCTTGCCGAACCCTATGTTCTCGGCATTTCCGCAGGCGCATCCACCGGCGCCGTCGCGATCGTCATCCTAGGGGTCGGCGCAGGTGCCGTATCGCTTTCGGCCGGGGCTTTCGCCGGCGCCTTCGCAGCCTTCTTCTTCGTGGCGCTGCTATCGAACGGCACGCGCGGCGGCGCGGATCGCACCATCCTCGCCGGTGTCGCTGCATCGCAGCTCTTCAACGCCTCGACCTCCTATATCGTCACCACCTCTGCCAATGCGCAGCAGGCACGCGACGTGATGTTCTGGCTGCTCGGCAGCTTCAGCGGCGTGCGCTGGCCGGAATTCGCGCTGGTCTCGGTCGTCGTCAGCTTCGGCCTTGCCGCCTGTCTGCTCTACGCCCGCGTGCTCGACGCCTTCGCTTTCGGCGACGAGGCGGCATCCTCGCTCGGCGTCAATGTCAGCCGCGCCAGAATGGCGCTCTTCGCGCTGACCGCGATGATGACAGCCACCATCGTCAGCATGGTGGGCTCGATCGGTTTCGTCGGCCTCGTCGTGCCGCATGTCGCCCGCTTCGTCGTCGGGCCGCTCCATATCCGCCTGCTGCCGGCCTGCGCCATCGCGGGAGCGATCTTCATGGTGCTCGCCGACATCGCCGCGCGCGCCCTCATTCCCAACCAGATCCTGCCGATCGGCGTGGTCACGGCGCTGGTCGGCGTTCCCTTCTTCTCGATCATCCTCTACCGGTTCCAGCGCGCGTCATGA
- a CDS encoding ABC transporter substrate-binding protein has product MTSFKSLLAAFGLSALIGLAAPPSYAGSTAYPLTFENCGTQVTFKKAPERAIGLGQNSAEILLLLGLQDKMVGTAFWPSKVLPQLAEANAKVKLLTVEMPTFESMLAENPDFVAVALPSLVGPNSKIAKREDFDKVGVSTYLSPSTCLSTKNVKDQYGSRGELWNMDLLYKEIDELSQIFDVADRGQALIADFKAREAKLRGSVAKDGQNLSYVFWFSSPSPSADAYVGGKNSASGFIADLLGGHNAITADAEWPTVGWEGIIAANPDVIVVASLDRNRWELDKPEAKINFLNTDPAVSQIPAVKNKALVVMDGQAMNPTIRTIYGAEQVAEQLKALGLLK; this is encoded by the coding sequence GTGACCAGCTTCAAATCACTTCTTGCCGCATTTGGCCTCTCCGCCCTGATCGGTCTTGCCGCACCCCCATCTTACGCGGGGTCGACGGCCTACCCATTGACCTTCGAGAACTGCGGCACACAGGTCACGTTCAAGAAGGCGCCCGAGCGGGCGATCGGGCTCGGCCAGAACAGTGCGGAAATCCTGCTGCTGCTCGGCCTTCAGGACAAGATGGTCGGCACCGCCTTTTGGCCGAGCAAGGTGCTGCCGCAGCTCGCCGAGGCCAATGCCAAGGTCAAGCTCCTGACCGTGGAGATGCCGACCTTCGAATCCATGCTCGCCGAAAATCCCGATTTCGTGGCCGTCGCCCTGCCAAGCCTGGTCGGCCCGAACAGCAAGATCGCCAAGCGCGAGGATTTCGATAAGGTCGGTGTTTCAACCTATCTCTCGCCCAGCACCTGCCTCAGCACCAAGAATGTCAAGGACCAGTACGGCAGCCGCGGCGAGCTGTGGAACATGGATCTCCTTTACAAGGAGATCGACGAACTCTCTCAGATTTTCGACGTCGCCGATCGCGGCCAGGCGCTGATCGCCGATTTCAAGGCACGGGAAGCCAAGCTTCGCGGGAGTGTTGCCAAGGACGGCCAAAACCTGTCCTACGTCTTCTGGTTCTCCAGCCCCAGCCCGTCGGCCGATGCCTATGTCGGCGGCAAGAACAGCGCCTCCGGCTTCATCGCCGATCTGCTCGGCGGCCACAATGCGATCACCGCTGACGCCGAATGGCCGACTGTCGGTTGGGAAGGCATCATCGCCGCCAATCCCGATGTCATCGTCGTCGCCAGCCTCGATCGCAATCGCTGGGAGCTCGACAAGCCTGAGGCCAAGATCAACTTCCTGAACACCGACCCGGCCGTCAGTCAGATCCCGGCCGTCAAGAACAAGGCGCTCGTCGTGATGGACGGCCAGGCGATGAACCCGACCATCCGCACGATCTACGGCGCCGAGCAGGTTGCCGAGCAGCTGAAGGCGCTTGGTCTCCTGAAGTGA